The Brassica napus cultivar Da-Ae chromosome C7, Da-Ae, whole genome shotgun sequence genomic interval TCAAGGGAGAGATGACAATAGTACTTCTCCATCAAGCATATATAATAATACATCCCGCACCAAAGAGGATTTTGTTACTTGGCAGCGTATAATCCGCCTAGACGCCGTCCGCGCCGACACAGAATGGTTCCCATACTCCCCATTCCAAGCCTTAGTATCACAAGCCAAAGCGCGTCGCGCAGCTGCAGCGGTTAGTCTAAAAGACTACGCCCACTTAGAACCGTGGAAGATCTTTCACGCCGCGCGCCTCGTGGCCATCCTCGAAGCCTACGCCTTGCACGACCCCGAGATAGGCTACTGCCAAGGGATGAGCGACCTTCTCTCCCCAATACTCACAGTCATCCCCGAAGACCACGAGGCCTTCTGGTGTTTCGTGGGGTTCATGAAGAAGGCTCGTCAGAACTTCAGGGTCGACGAAGTTGGGATCACGAGGCAGCTCGGCATAGTCTCGAAGATCATCGAATGCAAAGACTCGCGGCTCTACAAGCACCTTGAGAAAGTCAAGGCGGAGGATTGTTTCTTCGTTTACAGAATGGTGCTTGTGATGTTTAGAAGAGAGCTGACGCTGGAGCAGACGCTGTTTCTCTGGGAAGTGATGTGGGCGGAGCAAGCTACGGTGAGAGCTGGGGTTGGGAAGTCTTCTTGGAGCAGTAGAATAAAGCATCAAGCTCCTCCTACGGATGATCTGTTGCTGTATGTGATAGCAGCTTCGGTGTTGCAGAGGAGGAAAGTTATAATAGAGAAGTATAATAGCGTGGAGGAGATATTGGGAGAGTGTCACAGTATGGTTGGGAAACTAGACGTGTGGAAGCTCTTGGACGATGCACGTGACCTTATTATTACCCTCCGCAGTAAGATTGAACAATATGACATGGGGTCAGAATCAAAAATAGGCATGTGATTTTTTGTGGTGGTGTTTGTTTTCTCTACCTGAGTTTGTTTACTTGGAGATAGATTGTGGCTTGCTGTATCTCCATTTTCAATTTTGCATGTGTAACAAACAAGTTTTGTGCCGGGGGAAGAGAATCTTTCTCCGGTATTATAATAAGTGTGGATTACATAGTTGGTCGGCAATAAAGAGAGTATAAATATGGTTTAGAGATTTTCGTATTAATAATCATGAATAAACAAGACGATATCTTCGGAAAAAGAGAGTATTATTTTACAATAAGAGCACCTTATTCCAAAAGCAATATCATATTTATTGCTTTTGTTTTAGGAAACCATGGTGCCAAGCAATACGCATTATCATAGGTTACTTGAGACATCTAAGGGGACTCACTTGTATGATCTACGGTGAAGTTAGGCTCTGTTGGTTTCTGAGGTAGCGAAGCAAGAGTGTaccgaggaggaggaggatacACTAGGTTGTTCCTCACGTTCTGTAGCatacaacaaaataaatttgcaaaaaaaaaaaaaaactttggaaAACATCAAATAAACTAACATAATAATCTAATAGTCCAGAAAATTATTATCAGCTCCATCACTATAATTATAATACGGGGTATAATCTTCTTGATGATTTAGTGACATTTGATTTTCATCTTGAACTTCTTCTCTTTAAGATGGTTCTCCTTCAGTTTGATCACCTTGATATTGTGATGTTCGATATTGTGATCCATGATATTGGTATTGGACACCTTCTCCTTGTTCGTTAGATTGACTTGTGCGAGCTTgttcttttttagttttttttttacttccagTTATGGAATTCAAATCTgcgaataattaatattttattcttttcttttatttttgctaCCTCGATCTTTTgtctttgaattttattttgttcagAATTGCTTTTCGTTATAGCTTTGAgaattttatcattttgttcCATCAACTGTTTAAATTGTTCTTCAGATTTTAGTTTTCTCTTTGCTTTCTTCAAACCCATAGGTCTTGAAGATAAATTACAAGTGCCTTCTTTGGAATTTATATTTAGATCAAATGAATTCATACCTGGAGATGGTGATGACTCGGGATTA includes:
- the LOC106414071 gene encoding rab GTPase-activating protein 22 → MKALRRIQTRSSFPNPSSPLFSSPSSSSSPWTHLRSALVLVTSSSPAKSSSSSSNPHRLKSPWSRFKRKKPLTLQRWKSFFTPDGRLRKRGVGLLKKVRSRGIDPSIRSEVWPFLLGVCDFNSSKEERGATRTQRRKVYERLRRKCKRLQRQDSCEFKLNKINKPPQDKHNGWSFPQDTDSSCSDESLSSDKENTEDIGYMSDDVSCTLDINYTGSTHVNSESSDSDSSDDNNSVHAFPSTQGRDDNSTSPSSIYNNTSRTKEDFVTWQRIIRLDAVRADTEWFPYSPFQALVSQAKARRAAAAVSLKDYAHLEPWKIFHAARLVAILEAYALHDPEIGYCQGMSDLLSPILTVIPEDHEAFWCFVGFMKKARQNFRVDEVGITRQLGIVSKIIECKDSRLYKHLEKVKAEDCFFVYRMVLVMFRRELTLEQTLFLWEVMWAEQATVRAGVGKSSWSSRIKHQAPPTDDLLLYVIAASVLQRRKVIIEKYNSVEEILGECHSMVGKLDVWKLLDDARDLIITLRSKIEQYDMGSESKIGM